GTGCTTTCACGTTAATGCATACAAAACGCATTTTACATATATACAATTCATCTTAAGGAGGCAGTACAGTGTTTAATATAGTTAATATCGTTCAATTGCTCAAAATGCGGTTCAAACGTAACAATCAAGTAATTACACAAGTCTGTGAAGTTCTGAACAACTGATTTGTTGAGACAAGAGTATCCAGTAGATGGCGCTACGGTACCGATGTTAAACACGCCCTTAAACACACGTCACATGCACGTCACATATTACGCCATCTGCGTTTGAACGTGGCGGCGCTGAgatgtaaaaatacttttagtgcagtatttttggttgtttgtttgttttcacatatccgtttgtaataaaaataaaacgttaACAACGATTAATGTTTTACAACTGCATCCATGATTAACAGAACAGACATGACAGCCGCGGTAAGATTACACATTAGCATGAAACATGCTTGTGAAAAACATATCAGTCAGTAAGATGTTTTGGATATattgaacatgtttttatagAATAGTGATCAATAAGGCGAATTAATGTGGTTTTAATGTCGATGTGCTGTAATGTTACTCTCTGTTTATTGACACAGGCTTGTAATCAGTGGACTGGCTTGTTCAGCGTCGGAGAACAGTTTGATGACGAGGTTTGTCTTGTATAACTTTCAAAGCAGTCTgcatattatgtatattatcaATGTTTTGTTAAGTTTACAGATAACACGTTTGTTACGGTTTTGGAAGTAAgaaacttttataaaaagcaaCCATTTATAGGCCACAGTGTGTTTGCtctctgggaatcaaacccatgacttaCAGAGCTGACGTTACAAGACATCCGTTTAGCTAAAATGAAGGCGATGACATTCAGCATTTATTTTCCTTAGTGAACTCATTTTTGCATTGCTCTTCATGCTTCCCCCCCACTGTTAGGATTTGCTTGAAGCTGATTGGTCATGTGTGTCAGAGTCCACATCTGCTTCTGCATTCATAAAAGATGCTAACCCATCATCCGACCCTGGGGGAGGTACATCAGCATCTCTCTGTGCCCCAACACGTGGACCTGTGAAAACTTCGAGCGACCTCTCCATCCCTGGCCATCGCTCTGTATCATCCTCCGTGTCCTCTCTCCGAGCACCAGCATCATCTCTGCAGCCCTCCTCCTCTTTCCAAACAAACCCCCCTCCCCCATCATCTCTCAGTGTCCCGCAGAGAGACCTTCCAGCTCCGGATGATTTTGATGACTGGGATGTGGATCTGGATGAACTGGATGAATGCGTTCCTCAAATTGTTTCTCAGCCACAGAAGAATTCAGCGTCAGACTTGCCGTTGGATAGCATTTCACCCGCTAAACGAATGAGACCGTCAGCATCTAGTGGAGCAGCGCCGGCGGTGTCCTCTCGCAGCTTTAGTTCCCCAGTGTCAGAAATGCCACGACCCTTAATCAACCCCTCGTCCAGTGCGCAAGGGCCCACTTATATGTCTTACCCTACTACCCCAATGCAGAATCCAAGGCTCATGCGGGGTCCAGCGACAACAGTCTCGCAGTTTCCCAGACCTGTTACTCCTAAACCCTCAGTTGTGTCGCCTCAAGGGTGGGGTGGTCCTTCAGCACCGAGGACCCCCCTGCAGCCCAGGGGTTCTCTCTTCCACTCAGTGTCCAATCCTGATCCCTCTCCCACATTAACACCTCGACAGCTCAATACGCCCGTCCTGACCAATCACCTGGTCCAGCTGGTGTCTGCAGCCAATAAGACGCCTCAGAGACCACAGAGCAGAGTGACACGAGCCCAAATGCGTCGCTTCCCTGGGCCTGCAGGTGCTTTACCACAACAGGTAGGTTTAGCactacttaaagggatagttcacccaaaaataacaactgTTATGTTTTCAACCATTTGTCTTTCAAAGCCTATGTGACTTGTTtctttgtgaaacacaaaagaagatattttatttcagtGGGTTCTGTtgatacaatggaagtcaataggggccagttttgttgggttaccaacattcgtcaaaatatcttattttgggttctacagaaaaagtcatacacgtttaaaATGATGTGAAGGTgagttaaaaatgaaagaattgcGATATTTTTGGTGGTCTATCCCTTTGAAAATACATTGTGTTGTGTACTGTTAAAATTCTGCAGTTCTGAATTATTTATCCTTGAATTAAGAGATTGTTATGCTTTTTCACAATGTGAACAAAGGAGCGATGTTTTATCGTTTGTTTTTATTACGGTGTTGTAGGTTAGTGAACAGAGCCTCGATGACATTGTTGTGTCAGTTCCTCATACCCCTGCACACGGAGCCGTTGCTCGTCTACGAAGTGAGGTAAATGCATACAATACGTCATCTTTTACATTCTGCACTTAACAACAGTAAACGGCCTTTACTAATGGTTTATAGTTGTGCATTCCCATGTGGTGTTATTCCCAATCCAAGATTTTGTCCATTTTATGCtcgcacacacagagacagtgATACTCATAATGGTGTTTTGTCCGTTTCATCTCAACAGGTCTCAAGCTCTCAAGGGAGTGAAGAAGATGAATTCAGCAGGGGTCCTTGGGCAGTTATGAAGACTGAAATGGGATTGGACGAGAGGAACCCCTCTTGCTTCCTGCACTCCTACAGTGTTGTCATGGTACTCCGCAAGGTAAGCCGCTTTCGATTTTGGAGCACGCTGTGTATTTAAATGGGCTTGTCTGAGCTAGTGTCATCAATATTAGCCcgtagatatatattttttaatctggatctgaaaataaatatttggatATTATTTATGGCGTCCAGGACTAATGAAGACGCTCGAATCTCTCAATGATTAACACAAACTTAATCAGCATTGTCATCCGTTACCTTAAAGTCattataaatgtcattttaatgtgttttgccCAGTGTGTCATAACTATTCTCTGCTAATGGCAAACGTGTGTTAAATATTCATTAGGCTGACAAATGCTGATTAGCTTTTCATTTGATTCATTACCAGTGGCCTTGAGGCTGTGACTGTAACTTATGTTTTTTCTCTCgttctcttgtttttctctGGTTCTTTCGTGTGActtgttctctttctctcacacttcTCCCTGCAGGCTGCGCTCAAGCAGCTGGCTAAGAATAAAGTCCCTAACATGGCTGTTGTGTTGAAGAGCATCACACATACGCATGCAGATGCCAAAGCTGTTTTTAGAGACCCCACAGGTACTGTACACTTGTGTTTGCACCgtctctctttttatttgtgctgtttttgtAAACTGTATTAAAGCTGTATTGCAGGTGCACATAAATGTTGCTTTGATGCTGATTCGTTTTTACATTAGAAATGCTAAAAGATTACAGATTCTTGTCCAGTTGTTATGACCACATCTCTCTAACACATATAAACTCTTTCTGTTCTGAATCTGAAATCAGCCGGTTATTGACTGAGCACAAGTCTTTTATTAGTTTCATCAAAGTTCTTTTTTCCCTCTCTAAAGGTGAGATGCAGGGCACTGTTCACCGGCGCTTAGTGGAAGAGAGACAAGGCGAGCTCAAGACAGGAGCTGTGTTATTACTCAAACAAGTAACTCTTTTAGACATTAATATTTCAGTACTGTTTACAATGGGGTGGGTGGTATgaccaagtttttttttgagaaattagCAATTTGATTTCGTTTGTAACAATCAAATACCCTCTTACATAAAaatagactgtttcatcggacgcacacgCCTGGGCCCAAGTTAACTGCCGGTCTGTGATTGGTTATTTGTCTGGCTAGTGGCTTGTAACATaacaatgtatatataatatttaatttatatatatattaaacttattgtatattaattgaatTACAACTACTCAACAGCTTTTGATTCTTCTCTCAATACCAGAAGAAGTTTAGGCCACATTAAATTTGattatgttgttgccactgaaaccaTGTCTACTGTATATTGTAATGAAGCTATAattgtatactgtataatagTTAGTTAAGCCTACAAGTCAACCTGATAACCATAGTTTTATTAAGTACAAGTTAAAGTTCtattaaaaatgtcaacagATTAAGCAACAAAGaactttgtttctgttttattcatttatatatgtatCTTCTAGGTTACTtcatatgtatacagtatattaaaaagatagaatatatacagtgtatataaagaataaataaataaataatttcatgCACTAACGTGCAGTCAGGTTAAATGTGAAAGTTGGATTTCTAGAGATCGGATTATAAATGTGACAGGTGCTTTAAAATGGTGATCATAAAGTCTACTCACCTACTTCACCTCACTTCCTATTAGAGATTCACTTGTAGTGCTTCTGTGGTGGTTTCTTGTTTGTATTCTGAGCGAGCGGTATGTCAAACTATATAACTCAAGTAGCGAgtgatttattgatttaaacGCAACTGATCTTTTTGGTTCGCACACATTTTCTGTATGGATGTAtagatttgtgtaaaaatgtggCACCCTATTAAGGTTGGCTTCCCCAGTATAGTGTAATTACAGTTTTGGGAGCTGGATCATGACCTTCTGTGCATAACCCTGTTTCCCTTTTTTTCCCTTGTTCTCTTGTCTGCTTTCATAGGTGGGCGTGTTTTCACCATCACATCGAAATCACTACTTGAATGTTACGCCCAATAACCTTCTCAGGATTTATCCACCTGATGGAGTCCTACACAACTCTCAGATATCCCAACCTTCACTGGTGAGTTATGTTTTTCAGTGTATTTAAAGATGACATCCTTGGAATAAGGTCTTTCTCCAgttataattattgtttttctattaACCTAACATGTTGGTCTCCAGTGTATAGGTCGAAGCTTTGAGCAGATTCTCGACTTCCAAATTGCTGCGCAGTTAAACTATtgataattttgtattttttgtgttcgtTTTGCTCCTGCTGTGGTGTGCACACAGGAGCTTGCGTCTTGTTGCGAACCCGCCAAGCCTGCGGGGGGCCCGGTCTCTCAGATGGAGCTCCACTTtgattatgatgatgatgatgatgatgagggtGAGAAAGCTGTTGAGTTAAAGAGGGCTGATGCTGGTGTAGACCATACACAGAAAGCACAGAAAGGGTCTGGCCGAACAGAGGACACACCATGGGACACAGGTTTGTGATCGAGTGTGTTGAAGTATTgtaattttagttaaatttcTAGGAATTCAATTGGATGTTTAATggaagatatttttatataatttgagaTGATGATTTCTTAATTTTAATATCAGTGATGCACTTTTCTTGTAATTTgaaattcaaacatttcatattattttaattacaaattaacacaaaattaaaacaattagaAAAAATCTTATGGCTGTATCAATCTTAGGGATAGtgggttttctttttcattggGTGGTATGATATTGATCAGTACAGCAATGTCTTTGAGATTTTCTGAACTGAGTTTGTGGTTTAAGTATTAATCTGTTTGCATATTTTTCTCTTCTAAAGATGATCTAGACGAGCTGCTCGGGCAGTTACCCGTGGAGTCATATGGTGGAGAACTTTAAACACACcatcactttaaaaacaatgttagcaGTAGACCATGTATGCTATTAATACATACTCTAACCACACACTATtgaacacaacacatgaaaACAGCAACACCCGCTAATCAACACTTTTGTTCAGGTTTTGTTTAAACGtttgtaaatatgtacataaaTCACTTCTCTAATGCATAAATTGAAGCAATAAATACCCAATGAGACCCGTAAAGTGTTCTCTTCCTGAGTGGTTGTGTGTCTTGCTGACAAATGCGACATGCTCCTGTAGCTGGTTTTGTACAAGTGTGGGGAACATGTCTGCACAGATCAATGTTCATTTCATGCTGAAACAACTAATCAAAACAGCAAGTTTTCTTATGAATTTCTATCAGCCATTAAGAATGAAGCCAGCTGGATTCACCCTTAAAGGACTCGAATTgcattatttgtcatttttgataTGCGAGCAGAGTGGCTGCCATAATGGGGTTTGTTCACGCTGTTTAAAAGCTTTCCAATGGGTTACTGGAAGACTTCCTGAGTGGTTAGCATTACTTTATATCTTcacaattttacatttgtaatcATCTCTATTCATTTTAAGACTTATTGAATTGCTCTGTGCTAATGCTTTCTTGGCCTTGCTGTCACAACAGTGTGTTGCTAATTGTACTATTGATTTCGTAGGTGAGGTTTATTCATCGCAAGGCATTAAAAAGCTGTGGAAGCGTGATTATTTATTCAGTCTTCCCTGACATATTGTGTTTGATAATGAATTGGTTAAATATTCAATCTATCCTCTCTCATCCTTTAGGTTACAGGAAGGTAAGatcaattatatatatatcaatagaaagatTATTTCTTTAGCTTTCaggtgatgtaaaaatctaagtttcaaaaaattgacccttaagactgatTTTGTCGTCCTGGGTCACATATTCTCGTCTTGTATTGCACCATTATCAGTGACTATAAATACAGCATTTCAGCTTTTCATTCAAACGCTTTAAATTAGCGGCATCTCGTGTGTATGTTCAAACCTTAATAAAGCTGTTCTTGAGATATTTTTACAATACGACACAGCCTAAAGTACACTACTGTGTCACAACAGCGCTCAGAACTAAGACAGTCTTTTAAATGTTATCTGTCAGCATGTCACAGATGTCTCTTGTTACTTGGAGAACTAATGTGAGTTTCATCCAGGACCCAGAGGATGGGTAATCTATGTTTAAACTTTGCTCATTATTGGAGTTAACAGGGCACAGGGGTCTCGTCTCTGTTACTTCATTAAGTCATCAACAGTCTGGAGAACCTACAGCTGTCAGCAGTATCAGTGAGTGTCACAGAGATGCTGGTGAGTGAGTGGCTTTTAATGGCATGTTTGCTTGTCTGAGGAGACAAAGGGATGCACCCCACACAAAGGAGgccttacaatgaaaatatttaagaacaaCTGCCCTAGAATCACAGTAGTGGAACTCAACCTTTCTAACAGAAAACCTTTTGAATTATGTTATAAAAATCACACCATGAAAAACATGATGTTATTTTAGCATAATTTAATGCTCATACCATCCCGTTAAATAATGTTCAGTCCACCCTTTCAGGTCTGTTGATGTCTCCGCGCTGTGGTTAAGAGAAACAGATACAGCATCTGCAGTGAACGCGTTCTGCAGCTTCCGAATCTGTCGCTAGGGGGCGACGTAAACTAATAATCCGAGTCCCATTGAAACACGTTTAGCGAGTCATTACTGAGTCTAATGTGCTTCTGCTGTCTTTAGCTTCAGTCCTTAAAGGCATTACTTCACAAATTCCATTCTGCCTTTTTCTTTAGGACTAGGCGAATTGCCTCAATTAATTAATCGACACTTGAAAGGTAGCCAGATTTAATCAGCGTAAGGTCTCCTTGTCAGTTTTAAAAGGTAGTCATTGTTATATATTGAGTCACTTCAATGATCAATTGCCCAAGTCTTTAGCATTGATTGTACTGCCTTCAACACCTGACCCTCTATCCTGCCATTTTAAACGCACCAAATCTCCAAAAATCTGTCAGTTAGAAATACTAGAATTTAGGATTTGTACTAGTATAGAATTTATAGCCGTCATAGGAGAGATTTGAGTCCTTATTCTGCAGGGCCTGTTGTAATGCTGCATGCTTCAGATATGACCATTTCTCTCAAAGAAAATACTGGATATGGCAGACTAATTGGATGCATTTCTAAGTTTTTGTTAGCTTTGTCCTATAGCTAATTGAAGAAAATagctgtatgtgtgtagatGTTATTCATTTTaccatttgtaatatttttatgggTATGGTTGATATACCAAATTTCCATCCCTTAAAGTGATAATGAGAAAgttagtaaccgaacaacgCCGGTTACCAAGTGGGtgccggttaccaacattcttcaaaatatctttttttggtTCTTCgaacgaaagaaagttatacaggtttgaaatgccaagagggtgaataaatgttgacattttcatttttgggggaactatctcATTTCATGGCCGAAACACTGTACCCctatgttttattgattttctgGCAACCACAATAATTTTTTCACACATTATGAAAACACTGTTCCTGACCAATGGGTTAATGGCAGTAAGTATTTTCCTTCAAGTAAGCCATATGTGTGTCTCTTCTCTTGTCAATCATCACATGCTGTCATAGCCTCAGTATTAACCTCCAGCTGCCTATTGATCTGTGCGCCTATTCCACCTTGAATCAAAGCTGTGTGTGGCTCActctgtgtaaatgtatttgcagGGTTCATAAATTACCTCTGCTCGTTCTCTTGCTCGGTTCCTCACGTCTGCGTACGCGGGGCCGAAACGGATGAGAAAATCAGGGGACTGGAATGGGGAAATGAAAGAGTGTAGAAAAAAGACTGATGAGGGGAGAATAGGTGATAAGGGCAATGAAATACACCGAGAAAGCGGGTCTAAAAATATTTGCTCCACctaaaaaagttgtttatggTCTGGCGTAACACAGGAACTTTGTTTTTTCATATGTGAGTTGTGTGGAGCTATGAGAGGTGAACAGAGCTCACGGAAGCGTCTCTTTCTTGAGGCTCTGCTCTCCTAATGCGCTCTGGCGGCTCCGGCCAGATGAGGCGTGAAAAATGTGTCGAAGAGCAGAGGACGTCAGTTCAGAAGTCTCCCTGCATGACTGTCAGACGAGAATGCCCAAAGTACCATTATCATCTCGCGTATGATGACGGAGGAATTacgtttttataaacattacgTTTTTCACCAGCCGGTCTTCGAATGTTTTATTATCCTCTTGTGGCAAATCCTCGTATGCCTCCAAATTTTTCTCTCGCTGTCATCTTATTTTTCATCTCACAGCTTCACTTGCTCTCTTCCTCTCCATCTCTTGTCCTCTTTATTCCTGTCTGCTTGCATTACGGCATACACTTgtagcttctctctctctctctctctctctctctctctctctctctctctctctctctctctctctctctctctctctccctctctctgacTTTCTCTGTCCCCCACCCCATCCGTTTGTGACTTGAATGTTGTGCAGACGCAAGCATTACACAGAAGCACGTTTCTCCTCACACACGCGCACGCGCGCGGTTTATAATATTACAGGTTGCCATGTGATGATCGCTGCCCGCCGGGCACGAAATACAGTATCTGTCATCTGAACAAAACTGTCGACATCCCCTCCCTCTTTTCTCCGCTCTGCCTCCCCCTCCTCTCCTTTTTGTGAGTGTTCCCTTCTTTTTCCATTCGTTACTCACAATCTGCTTCTTGTATCATCCATCACCCTCTGAGCCGAGAGGAGAGGAGTATGAGCGCACGCGGCGAGAGAGGACAGAGAGCGCGAGAGAGGGAACACGGCGCAGACTGGGATTCAGTCAGCATCTCCTGAGTCTCTCCCTCTAGACGTATTTCACATCTGTACCGGTTCAGCTGTTGTTCGCTGTCGGCGTGGAGAGGAGCAGAAAACAAGCGCGTGATGTTGGTCGGGGCGGACTAGAGCGGAAAGCGCCGGGACTGGGAGAAACTCGCGCTCGCGCACTCCGCGGACCCGGGATCAAAGACAGACATCATCTTCTACGACCCGCCTCccagtctctctctgtctctctcacccaCACACAGTGCAGGCACTCATGCACGACGGGATGTTGTGTCGTTAGACTGCACGTGAGGTGCTTAGAATTGCCATTGGATGTCCGTcgaccgtgtgtgtgtttgcacgtgcatgtcttatttatttatttaaaaggggATGAGATAGTTTGAAATGtgttagattttattttaagtcatctttatttttcctcaaacatcacacaaacaaatagGAAAGTTAGAGAGACCTTtgaagagagcgagagagacagatggTGTGATGGAGAGGGGCTGTTGGATGGGAAAAAAAGAGGCTggtgatggagagagaggaggaTCCTGGCATTTGGAGGGCTGAACcgaaggaggaggaggagggagaCCCTTGGGCAGCATCTTCCACTCCATCTCCACCCTCTTACACTGCTTAACTGGAGCGAGATCTCTTCAGCTTCACACAGTtatctgctgtgtgtgtgctctctGGTCTACTCTGATATTTATGTATAGGAACAGCTCTGACCTGTAGCGTTCAATGGACCCTCTGTTTCTGATTGGTCAGGAGACAGTTTGGCTATGGTTTCAGGGGGTGTGTTTACCTTGGTTTGTATGTCTTGAAATAACCACACCGTTCCTCCTTCCCtgtctccatccatccatttctCATTCTTTCTGCAAGACCATGTTACAGCGGTCAGTGGGGTTCACATTACATAATCCGCTCTCATCTGGTGTCGACGTTCAGTTTACATTTTTCACAGCGCCTTACAGTGCCACAGTGTCTCTCCATGTTTGTGTCAAACCTGCTGCTTGATGAAACGTTGTATTTCGAGATATATTATTGATGTGG
This region of Triplophysa dalaica isolate WHDGS20190420 chromosome 7, ASM1584641v1, whole genome shotgun sequence genomic DNA includes:
- the hrob gene encoding homologous recombination OB-fold protein, which codes for MINRTDMTAAACNQWTGLFSVGEQFDDEDLLEADWSCVSESTSASAFIKDANPSSDPGGGTSASLCAPTRGPVKTSSDLSIPGHRSVSSSVSSLRAPASSLQPSSSFQTNPPPPSSLSVPQRDLPAPDDFDDWDVDLDELDECVPQIVSQPQKNSASDLPLDSISPAKRMRPSASSGAAPAVSSRSFSSPVSEMPRPLINPSSSAQGPTYMSYPTTPMQNPRLMRGPATTVSQFPRPVTPKPSVVSPQGWGGPSAPRTPLQPRGSLFHSVSNPDPSPTLTPRQLNTPVLTNHLVQLVSAANKTPQRPQSRVTRAQMRRFPGPAGALPQQVSEQSLDDIVVSVPHTPAHGAVARLRSEVSSSQGSEEDEFSRGPWAVMKTEMGLDERNPSCFLHSYSVVMVLRKAALKQLAKNKVPNMAVVLKSITHTHADAKAVFRDPTGEMQGTVHRRLVEERQGELKTGAVLLLKQVGVFSPSHRNHYLNVTPNNLLRIYPPDGVLHNSQISQPSLELASCCEPAKPAGGPVSQMELHFDYDDDDDDEGEKAVELKRADAGVDHTQKAQKGSGRTEDTPWDTDDLDELLGQLPVESYGGEL